A genomic stretch from Polyangium spumosum includes:
- a CDS encoding amidohydrolase family protein codes for MRDGFRILDADRHVIEPIDLWRKYLPPELAASAPYMVDIPTTESLPARIHRLGEKGLLPPLPVPMLAGEPVWHKLTERARVELAWTSYRRAGQMVAGASPEAQLEAMDRTGIDAALLYPTFAMYLVGIDGLDPRLAAELAGAYNAWLHDFCGRDHARLLGVGLISPHDPAGMVAQLDRVAAYGWKVVVLRPNPIQGRTLGHPAYEPFWAECERRSIAVAIHEGTHARSPAAGADRFDTRFALHACSHPMEQMMALLALIDGGVLERHPGLRVSFLESGCGWLPYWLWRLDEIEYKSLAYEVAEHVRRPPSEYFRRQGLVAFEPEEPYLADVLRHIGEEHLVFGTDFPHLDHDDRIVDRALALRERIPGDALRKMLWDNAARFCGLDG; via the coding sequence ATGCGTGATGGTTTCAGGATCCTGGACGCGGATCGCCACGTGATCGAGCCGATCGATCTGTGGAGGAAATACCTCCCGCCCGAGCTCGCGGCCTCTGCTCCATACATGGTAGACATTCCCACGACCGAGTCGCTGCCCGCGCGGATCCATCGGCTGGGCGAGAAAGGCCTCCTGCCGCCGTTGCCGGTGCCCATGCTCGCCGGGGAGCCGGTATGGCACAAGCTCACGGAGCGAGCGCGCGTCGAGCTCGCCTGGACCAGTTATCGGCGAGCCGGGCAGATGGTCGCGGGGGCGAGCCCGGAGGCGCAGCTCGAGGCCATGGACCGAACGGGTATCGACGCGGCGCTCCTGTATCCCACGTTTGCGATGTACCTGGTGGGCATCGACGGCCTGGATCCACGGCTCGCCGCGGAGCTCGCCGGCGCTTACAATGCCTGGCTTCATGATTTCTGCGGCCGGGACCACGCGCGCCTCCTGGGGGTGGGGCTCATCAGCCCGCACGACCCCGCCGGGATGGTGGCGCAGCTCGATCGTGTCGCGGCGTACGGGTGGAAGGTGGTGGTGCTCCGGCCAAACCCCATCCAGGGCAGGACGCTCGGGCATCCGGCCTATGAGCCTTTCTGGGCGGAGTGCGAGAGACGCTCGATCGCCGTCGCCATCCACGAGGGGACGCACGCGCGTTCACCCGCCGCGGGCGCGGATCGCTTCGATACGCGCTTCGCCCTGCACGCGTGCTCGCACCCCATGGAGCAGATGATGGCGCTCCTCGCCTTGATCGACGGGGGCGTGCTCGAGCGCCATCCGGGGCTACGCGTGTCGTTCCTCGAGTCCGGCTGCGGCTGGCTCCCCTATTGGTTGTGGCGCCTGGACGAGATCGAATACAAGAGCCTGGCGTACGAGGTCGCGGAGCACGTGCGCCGGCCGCCCTCCGAATACTTTCGCCGGCAGGGGCTCGTGGCCTTCGAACCCGAGGAGCCCTATCTGGCGGATGTCCTGCGGCACATCGGCGAAGAGCACCTCGTCTTCGGGACGGATTTCCCTCACCTCGATCACGACGATCGTATCGTCGATCGGGCCCTTGCGCTGCGAGAACGAATTCCGGGAGACGCGCTCCGGAAGATGTTATGGGACAACGCGGCCCGGTTCTGCGGGCTCGATGGGTGA
- a CDS encoding RiPP maturation radical SAM C-methyltransferase has protein sequence MDTTPNPPGLSSFDAAPIEFEYLPRRPDAVLIVPPFAALDFPHLGVHLLQGCARAKGFEVAVIYAGMFLAREITQPVYHALSDAVTLHWSGGRVFSNMLGERIFARAAHGVPLLGRQAEAKLSSICLEAGFGRKRCVIDFKGLVELATHVEDWATRFARAVAEIGCPIVGCTTVFEQTASSIAILRRIKERAPGTTTIIGGANCTGGMAEGIASLSDAIDFAFSGECEKAFPSFLAGARPDGRVVEGEVCMDLDALPTPDYEEYYRQRRACFEDDALSRGMVALSYESSRGCWWGQKHHCTFCGVASMRYREKSPDRVIGELQELLAKHPSRRVHNVDDIMPHSYFKSVLPRLPEELPGVRMFYEEKANLTLEKVVLLRKAGVDIAQPGIEALSSPLLRRMDKGTLARHNVALLRYARASYLSLIWGLLFGFPGDRAEDYAHYLTLLPLLHHLEPPKIFMPLCLFRFSPYWKYPERYGITNLRPAEVYGDILPEGADARLVAYYFDGDFSSVAGHHPELIAAIDREVRAWNARWLPGRGQLPLLSVNRAGLDAYHLTDTRDLPGAVVEQPLTRRQAAAVLVGRSRENLGPLADEVGWAQANKYAVELDGWHVPLATAHPDLIAEFEQAYGPGAALQVAMENETTTDNLLRVDALRRKGAPPSPIEPAEPGRVVP, from the coding sequence ATGGATACCACCCCGAACCCACCGGGCCTCTCGAGCTTCGATGCCGCGCCCATCGAATTCGAATACCTCCCGCGGCGCCCGGACGCCGTCTTGATCGTCCCTCCCTTCGCGGCGCTCGATTTTCCCCACCTGGGCGTGCACCTCCTCCAGGGCTGCGCGAGAGCGAAGGGCTTCGAGGTCGCGGTGATTTATGCCGGCATGTTCCTGGCCCGGGAGATCACGCAGCCCGTCTATCACGCGCTCAGCGACGCCGTGACCCTCCACTGGTCCGGGGGACGGGTCTTCAGCAACATGCTCGGAGAGCGCATCTTCGCCCGCGCTGCCCATGGCGTGCCCCTCCTCGGTCGGCAGGCCGAGGCGAAGCTCTCGTCGATATGCCTGGAGGCGGGATTCGGGCGCAAGCGATGCGTCATCGATTTCAAAGGACTCGTCGAGCTGGCGACACACGTCGAGGACTGGGCGACGCGCTTCGCGCGGGCCGTCGCGGAGATTGGCTGTCCCATCGTGGGTTGCACGACCGTCTTCGAGCAAACGGCGTCGAGCATCGCGATCCTGCGGCGGATCAAAGAGCGCGCGCCCGGGACCACGACCATCATCGGCGGGGCCAATTGCACCGGGGGCATGGCGGAGGGAATCGCCTCGTTGAGCGACGCGATCGATTTTGCCTTCTCCGGTGAATGCGAGAAGGCCTTCCCCTCCTTCCTCGCCGGCGCGCGCCCGGACGGGCGCGTCGTCGAGGGGGAGGTCTGCATGGACCTCGACGCCTTGCCGACGCCTGATTACGAAGAATATTATCGGCAGCGCCGCGCCTGCTTCGAGGACGACGCCCTCTCCCGGGGGATGGTCGCGCTCTCCTACGAGAGCAGCCGGGGCTGCTGGTGGGGCCAGAAGCACCATTGCACCTTCTGCGGCGTGGCCTCGATGCGCTATCGCGAAAAATCGCCCGATCGCGTCATCGGCGAGCTCCAGGAGCTCCTCGCCAAGCACCCCTCCCGGCGCGTGCACAACGTGGACGACATCATGCCGCACTCCTATTTCAAGAGCGTCCTGCCGCGGCTGCCCGAGGAGCTGCCGGGCGTGCGGATGTTCTACGAGGAGAAGGCGAACCTCACGCTGGAGAAGGTCGTTCTGCTCCGGAAGGCCGGCGTGGACATCGCCCAGCCGGGGATCGAGGCCCTCTCGAGCCCGCTTCTCCGGCGGATGGATAAGGGGACCCTCGCGCGGCACAACGTCGCGCTCCTCCGCTATGCGCGCGCGAGCTACCTGAGCCTGATCTGGGGCCTGCTCTTCGGGTTCCCGGGCGATCGCGCGGAGGACTACGCGCATTACCTCACGCTCCTGCCCCTGCTCCATCACCTCGAGCCGCCCAAGATTTTCATGCCTCTCTGCCTGTTCCGCTTCAGCCCGTACTGGAAATACCCAGAGCGTTACGGCATCACGAACCTCCGGCCGGCGGAGGTCTATGGCGACATCCTGCCCGAAGGCGCCGACGCGCGGCTCGTCGCGTATTATTTCGACGGGGATTTCTCGAGCGTCGCGGGCCATCATCCCGAGCTCATCGCCGCCATCGACCGGGAGGTCCGCGCCTGGAATGCGCGCTGGCTTCCCGGGAGGGGTCAATTGCCGCTCCTCTCGGTGAACCGCGCGGGGCTCGATGCGTATCACCTCACCGATACGCGCGACCTCCCCGGGGCCGTCGTGGAGCAGCCGCTCACGCGCCGGCAAGCCGCGGCCGTGCTCGTGGGGCGCTCGCGCGAAAACCTCGGGCCGCTCGCGGACGAGGTGGGCTGGGCCCAGGCCAATAAATACGCAGTGGAGCTCGACGGCTGGCACGTGCCCCTGGCGACGGCTCACCCGGACCTCATCGCCGAGTTCGAACAAGCCTATGGCCCCGGCGCCGCGCTCCAGGTGGCCATGGAGAACGAGACCACGACGGACAACCTCCTCCGCGTGGATGCATTGCGCCGTAAAGGGGCGCCTCCCTCACCCATCGAGCCCGCAGAACCGGGCCGCGTTGTCCCATAA